In the genome of Priestia aryabhattai, the window TTTAAATAAAAAACGTCTGTAACATACATACATAACATATATTTTCAAAGTAACTTTAACAAAGAATATTATAGGAGGTGTCTGTTATGAAGTGGGTTACAAGAATTATCCAGGGACTATTAGTTATTGATTTTTTATTATCTGGAATTATGAAATTAACAGGTAATAATACGGTGGTACAGGAATTTACAAAGGTCTACAATTTTCCACTAGGATTTATGTATACTATTGGGATTCTTGAAGTCTTGGGTGCACTTGGACTATTTATTGGTTATTGGAAGCCAAAACTTGCAATAGCTGCTTCTGGAGGATTAGGGC includes:
- a CDS encoding DoxX family protein: MKWVTRIIQGLLVIDFLLSGIMKLTGNNTVVQEFTKVYNFPLGFMYTIGILEVLGALGLFIGYWKPKLAIAASGGLGLIMIGAIFTLFNAGQGLMALMPLVVLILSIIVFIRNQAILKQKSIIKEG